A single genomic interval of Leptospira semungkisensis harbors:
- the lsa26 gene encoding surface adhesion protein Lsa26 → MKRTRSISILFAGIFFLITSSLSAAGTYSEGWTVAKLIQFESRGIVFDSYEGTIEVTTVDTSENCDDLKDACYTMVKKKVDFSVRPENADVVNFLSKNLNQEILLQYRIHRIEPIALSTDYEVIGAQIQDKSTPKDLQDKFAVPKSGSKRNFSVTGRILSLEYKGTVVGTWEGFYLDESRGKVHPFSITDEEMANFATKTLKYGVRYYLGMSVAFTTGWRDSHYDLFEINFKAPAGALEPTPKPQPQQ, encoded by the coding sequence ATGAAACGAACTCGATCTATTAGTATTCTCTTTGCGGGAATCTTCTTCTTAATCACCTCTTCCTTATCCGCAGCGGGAACATATTCCGAAGGCTGGACCGTCGCGAAACTGATCCAATTCGAAAGCAGAGGGATCGTCTTCGATTCTTACGAAGGCACCATCGAAGTCACTACCGTTGACACATCAGAAAACTGCGATGATCTGAAAGACGCATGTTATACTATGGTAAAGAAGAAGGTAGACTTTAGCGTTCGTCCTGAAAATGCAGATGTAGTTAACTTTCTAAGCAAGAACCTGAACCAAGAAATCCTTCTCCAATATAGAATTCACAGAATAGAGCCTATTGCTCTTTCGACAGATTACGAAGTCATTGGAGCTCAAATCCAAGACAAATCAACTCCTAAGGATTTGCAGGATAAATTCGCAGTTCCAAAATCCGGATCCAAGAGAAACTTCTCCGTAACTGGACGCATTCTAAGTTTGGAATATAAGGGAACAGTAGTAGGAACCTGGGAAGGATTCTATCTAGATGAGAGCAGAGGAAAAGTGCATCCTTTCTCAATCACTGACGAAGAGATGGCGAATTTCGCTACCAAGACATTGAAATATGGTGTCAGATATTATTTGGGAATGTCAGTCGCGTTTACTACCGGCTGGAGAGATTCGCATTATGATTTATTCGAGATCAATTTCAAAGCACCTGCTGGGGCATTGGAGCCAACTCCTAAACCTCAGCCTCAACAATAA
- a CDS encoding CapA family protein, with product MKRIAALSSLLGALFLLSESQSLQSVESETLKIKAVGDLVMGTNYPENKLPSDPKRTLFSEVEPSLKGADILFANFESTLTDYPHCAKNINRPLIFAFRTPPPYAKILKDVGFDIVSIANNHSLDFHQQGFEDTAKNLSDAGVRFTGKKGAITYMNVKGISIAWIGFSHMESAHNHVNAIEEGVSLVKEAKKKAQLVFISVHGGAEGGPALHVKNEQERFYGEYRGNLVALSHSLIDAGADLFIGHGPHLPRAMELYKGKLIAYSLGNFLGYRVFSTKGYGGYSLVLEADLDKKGNFVKGKILPLQLSQNGIPAPDPDAKTVELMQSLTKSDFPGKGPKIQSDGTFFP from the coding sequence ATGAAAAGAATCGCCGCATTATCCTCTCTTCTGGGGGCACTATTCCTTCTTTCCGAAAGTCAATCCTTGCAGTCCGTCGAATCGGAAACTCTTAAGATCAAAGCCGTGGGAGACTTGGTCATGGGAACTAATTATCCCGAGAACAAGCTTCCTTCCGACCCGAAACGTACCTTATTCTCCGAAGTGGAACCTAGTTTAAAAGGTGCGGATATTCTATTCGCGAATTTTGAAAGCACTCTCACTGATTATCCTCATTGCGCTAAGAATATCAATCGTCCGTTGATCTTCGCATTTCGTACTCCTCCACCGTATGCAAAAATTTTAAAGGATGTCGGGTTCGATATCGTATCCATTGCCAACAATCATAGTTTGGATTTTCACCAGCAAGGATTCGAGGACACCGCGAAGAATCTTTCCGATGCCGGAGTAAGATTCACAGGAAAGAAGGGCGCGATCACTTATATGAATGTGAAAGGCATTTCTATCGCTTGGATCGGGTTCAGTCACATGGAAAGCGCTCATAATCATGTGAACGCGATTGAAGAAGGAGTCTCCTTGGTAAAAGAAGCTAAGAAGAAGGCTCAACTCGTCTTCATTTCAGTGCATGGTGGAGCAGAAGGCGGACCAGCTCTTCATGTTAAGAATGAACAAGAGAGATTTTACGGAGAATATAGAGGCAATCTGGTCGCTCTTTCTCATTCACTTATCGATGCCGGAGCGGATCTATTCATCGGTCATGGTCCTCATTTGCCTAGAGCAATGGAATTATATAAGGGAAAATTGATCGCTTATTCTCTCGGGAATTTTCTGGGATATCGGGTCTTCTCCACAAAAGGTTATGGTGGTTATTCTCTGGTTTTAGAAGCAGACCTAGATAAGAAGGGAAATTTCGTTAAGGGGAAGATACTTCCTCTTCAGTTAAGCCAGAACGGGATACCAGCTCCGGATCCGGATGCAAAGACTGTAGAGCTTATGCAATCTTTGACCAAATCGGATTTTCCTGGCAAGGGTCCTAAGATCCAGTCTGACGGGACATTCTTTCCTTAA